In Sporosarcina sp. PTS2304, a genomic segment contains:
- a CDS encoding IS256 family transposase has product MTLFDYLNINEEELKEAVMTSNLDNVLKSAVVLILNEYMEKERDEYLETAKYERVAERRDYRNGYYERELMITIGRVKLKVPRTREGGFSTSVFEKYARVDQAFMLSMLEMVVSGVSTRKVTNVIETLCGETVSKSFVSSLTAQLDPIVNQWASRPLNVTTYRYLHVDAMYIKVRENRKVVSKAVYIATAISTDNRREVVGLKIDQAESFEAWQSFLQSLKRRGLQSPDLVISDAHEGLKKAISQEFVGTSWQRCTVHFKRNLLKALPKKMAKSFMADVRTIFMSADLEGAREAKERLVEKYAKEPRVQKALDILEGGYDEATQFLNEPSRYHRYTSSTNHLERLNQEVRRREQVIRIFPNEQSAFRLIGAVLMEADERLQKGSPLR; this is encoded by the coding sequence ATGACCCTATTTGATTATCTTAACATAAACGAGGAAGAACTAAAAGAAGCGGTGATGACTTCTAATCTGGACAACGTGCTGAAATCTGCTGTCGTTCTCATATTAAATGAGTATATGGAAAAAGAAAGAGATGAGTATTTGGAAACGGCCAAATATGAACGAGTAGCTGAGCGACGTGACTATCGCAACGGCTACTATGAACGAGAACTGATGATCACTATCGGGCGCGTGAAATTAAAAGTTCCGCGTACACGAGAAGGTGGTTTTTCGACATCGGTTTTTGAAAAATATGCACGGGTGGACCAGGCGTTTATGCTTTCCATGCTAGAGATGGTGGTCAGTGGCGTTTCCACAAGGAAAGTGACGAATGTTATCGAGACATTATGCGGAGAAACGGTTTCTAAATCTTTCGTATCTTCACTGACTGCCCAGCTCGATCCGATCGTCAACCAATGGGCCAGCCGTCCTTTGAATGTGACGACGTATCGTTACTTGCATGTGGACGCCATGTATATCAAAGTCCGTGAGAATCGAAAAGTGGTTTCCAAAGCAGTTTATATCGCGACGGCGATCAGCACGGACAACCGCCGGGAAGTGGTGGGGCTGAAAATTGATCAAGCAGAGAGTTTCGAAGCTTGGCAGTCGTTCCTCCAGAGTCTAAAGCGACGTGGACTCCAATCTCCTGACCTTGTCATCTCGGATGCACATGAGGGGCTCAAGAAGGCGATTAGCCAGGAGTTTGTCGGGACTTCTTGGCAACGATGTACTGTCCATTTCAAGCGGAATCTACTAAAAGCATTACCGAAAAAAATGGCCAAATCCTTTATGGCGGACGTGCGCACTATTTTTATGAGCGCTGATCTTGAAGGAGCTCGGGAAGCGAAAGAACGGCTGGTAGAGAAGTATGCGAAAGAGCCACGTGTTCAAAAAGCGTTAGATATTCTTGAGGGAGGCTATGATGAGGCCACGCAGTTCTTAAATGAGCCTTCTCGTTATCATCGCTATACAAGTTCTACCAATCACCTAGAACGCTTAAATCAAGAAGTGCGAAGAAGAGAACAAGTCATCCGCATTTTTCCAAATGAGCAGTCTGCCTTTCGACTGATCGGTGCTGTGCTGATGGAGGCGGATGAACGTCTACAAAAAGGCAGCCCGCTACGGTAA
- a CDS encoding Ig-like domain-containing protein, which yields MFTQFTKKYLVLCLLFASFLISFGDSAEAYGIANHKNVVDAGKSHLVVLKEDGSVWGWGDRTYGQLGAGPATPPGTALPIQMTGGNRLSDIIAISAGGNFTVALDVNGKVWSWGLNDYGQLGRLPVGGFSSNPDIIEPGGMVDISAGESHVLAVDGSGNIWAWGYNAYGQLGRTTLGSRFSETPVQVAGLDNVATVVAGKDHSIALKKDGTVWAWGRNTYGQLGLGQTTDYNDEPRPIPGLSGIIEIAAGDNHSLALKQDRTSLLAWGRNFYGQLGDGGYENKLDPFEVKGVSNIRSIATGDNHTIIVKDDGTVWQWGRNASGIQTSQTAPIQIKGMTDAIAIGGGGYLDSYTLAVKQDGTVWQWDRLSSDTTTKLPIFKQVSGIDGVMKLDEYPFVQGGQVKFRFIGDSDTVDVKLNGSFNENVDLQMERISGTVWELQVELQPGQYEYGFRVNGEWTVDPLNRDKTIDDFGRTFSVLKVAPYATVGPIIDNKEVTFTYSSFDYHDLLELDAKSKSVSVMGNFGDNYHWIEIPMVKQPNNTWKVSRTLKPRDYYYSFVVRDAKSGAVAEKRNDPLNPSLQTDSLTGISRNTFIVTENVLTKIPVAAIALSKGPEMDLVVGEQSTLVARISPSNATNQNVNWYSSKPTIVSVEGGKLTAHSAGTATIVATSVDGGKVATVTVTVEKQEGAVSYPRVGFKTEDERFNVEPTKVWKIRFNQKLDSKTFNSDSVYVLNESGVSMPLGYQVSADGETMEIRLQSGYQYKKGANYYLFIEDKVKALDGRKLSKPVQMKFQIKL from the coding sequence TTGTTCACTCAATTTACTAAGAAATATCTTGTATTATGTCTACTATTTGCTTCCTTTTTGATTTCCTTTGGAGATTCTGCAGAAGCCTATGGAATTGCAAATCATAAAAACGTGGTGGATGCAGGGAAAAGTCATTTAGTAGTATTAAAGGAAGATGGAAGTGTTTGGGGTTGGGGGGATCGCACCTATGGTCAACTAGGTGCAGGTCCTGCTACACCACCTGGCACCGCTTTGCCGATTCAGATGACCGGTGGAAATCGATTATCAGATATTATCGCAATCTCAGCAGGTGGAAACTTTACGGTTGCACTTGACGTGAACGGAAAAGTCTGGAGTTGGGGGTTAAATGACTATGGTCAATTAGGTCGATTACCTGTTGGAGGTTTTTCTAGTAATCCAGATATTATCGAACCTGGAGGGATGGTCGATATTTCAGCAGGTGAAAGTCATGTGTTGGCTGTTGACGGTTCCGGTAATATCTGGGCTTGGGGATATAATGCGTATGGCCAGCTAGGAAGAACAACACTGGGTTCTAGGTTCTCAGAAACTCCGGTACAAGTAGCCGGATTAGATAACGTCGCAACCGTAGTGGCCGGAAAAGATCATTCCATTGCGTTGAAAAAAGACGGTACAGTGTGGGCTTGGGGACGCAATACGTATGGTCAGCTAGGTTTAGGTCAGACAACGGACTACAATGATGAACCTAGACCGATCCCTGGATTAAGCGGAATTATCGAAATTGCGGCTGGTGACAATCATTCATTAGCTCTGAAACAAGACCGCACATCATTACTTGCTTGGGGTCGTAACTTTTATGGTCAACTTGGAGACGGCGGCTATGAAAATAAGCTTGATCCGTTTGAAGTGAAAGGTGTAAGTAATATTCGTTCGATCGCAACAGGAGATAATCATACAATTATTGTCAAAGATGACGGAACCGTTTGGCAATGGGGACGTAACGCGTCAGGGATTCAAACATCACAAACCGCACCTATTCAAATTAAAGGAATGACAGATGCCATTGCTATCGGTGGCGGAGGTTATTTGGATAGCTATACACTCGCGGTCAAACAAGACGGCACGGTTTGGCAATGGGATAGACTGTCGTCAGACACAACGACCAAGCTACCGATCTTCAAACAGGTATCAGGTATTGACGGTGTTATGAAACTAGATGAATATCCATTTGTTCAAGGTGGACAAGTAAAGTTCCGTTTCATCGGTGATTCAGATACGGTGGATGTTAAACTAAACGGTAGCTTTAACGAAAATGTAGACTTACAGATGGAACGAATTAGCGGTACGGTTTGGGAATTGCAAGTCGAACTCCAGCCGGGACAGTATGAGTATGGTTTCCGAGTGAATGGAGAGTGGACGGTTGATCCACTGAATCGAGACAAAACTATTGATGACTTTGGACGAACATTCAGTGTGCTAAAGGTAGCTCCATATGCGACGGTGGGTCCTATTATTGATAATAAAGAAGTTACGTTCACATACAGTAGTTTCGATTATCATGATCTACTTGAATTGGATGCCAAGTCAAAATCTGTTTCTGTTATGGGGAACTTTGGTGATAACTATCACTGGATTGAGATTCCGATGGTGAAGCAACCGAATAATACATGGAAAGTATCTAGAACATTAAAGCCTAGGGACTATTATTATTCCTTTGTTGTACGTGATGCAAAGAGTGGAGCAGTAGCTGAAAAGCGTAACGATCCCTTGAATCCAAGCTTGCAGACAGATTCGTTAACAGGGATTTCTCGCAATACATTTATCGTGACGGAAAATGTACTGACGAAAATTCCGGTAGCCGCAATAGCGTTAAGCAAAGGTCCCGAAATGGATTTAGTAGTAGGAGAACAATCGACTTTAGTCGCTAGAATCAGTCCATCAAACGCGACCAATCAAAATGTCAATTGGTACTCTAGCAAACCAACGATAGTGAGTGTGGAAGGCGGTAAGCTCACTGCGCACTCAGCAGGAACGGCTACTATTGTCGCTACGAGTGTAGATGGGGGAAAGGTTGCGACTGTTACGGTAACAGTTGAAAAGCAAGAAGGAGCAGTTTCTTATCCGCGCGTTGGTTTTAAAACAGAAGATGAACGTTTTAATGTCGAGCCAACAAAAGTTTGGAAAATCCGATTTAATCAAAAGTTAGATAGTAAGACATTTAATTCTGACAGTGTCTATGTACTAAATGAATCGGGAGTGTCTATGCCGCTTGGTTATCAAGTGTCGGCAGATGGGGAAACTATGGAGATTCGTCTGCAAAGTGGCTATCAGTACAAAAAAGGTGCTAATTACTATTTGTTTATAGAAGATAAAGTAAAGGCGTTAGATGGTCGAAAGTTAAGCAAACCCGTACAAATGAAATTCCAAATTAAATTATGA
- a CDS encoding DUF5011 domain-containing protein produces the protein MNKFFCAFLSFLLVFTTLGPLPSVASSFSGSVPSTVEVETNDKANISVTMNGGNNLWQIILRDKDTNAQIGNVLGSESEFTDVSPGLYVVEAAKTIVDSEGMSNTITEISPVITVKPKALTTFESSPYQLIVKEAMIGSTVNLYKPGSTTPYQSKAVDANREVIFDGIDANKAYRVTQTFNRAESTPSGLVSVKPDKVTIQSPKDSGATNNLGELTVVNTKKENMLILYRAENEGELGIEEKRMPSTGVIHKFDGLRAGVYTVRQVEDTLESELSNELVIKNQQKPILELEGPATIELHHNKSSQDTYTEFGVNITDKNGTTTQRTEPISCTPGVKISLNIMYLTFNGHNTKPNPGEYIVRYTATDCTDPSLYSSIDRKVIVYPETIELERTKDTLETHGTSPIEYHITGEITVKNVFNNATLTLYQDPSGSNTIENARVIQKKVRANGGSFTFQRVPVGIGYFVVQEFGGVQSESSERMDILDTTPPELKLKGTATMEIEVGTPFVDPGYDAKDNIDVPGTLQVIIGGDTVNEKVPGSYTITYDVKDEAGNEAVDKITNARPALTRTVIVKPKPVIAIGSIATKGEIGVTNIFVGIGSTTTTLKLYKANSDDVFTNIPITEKILDSKETTYVFKNLSPGRYRVTQEVNGISSNVSNTAEVVDIDKPYITLQGPEHINVTMGSSFDPYYTSSNRFTDPGATADDYLLSKDGYLFLSAVLTGPTTDTIVSEITNVQGTSIQLPSVTIQTPGLYTIKYVAKAIRGKEADPKYRTITVAPEKLDRPNYNNNTKELNVLVKQYGTLPNAAKPTIVKLYNSYDQLMDTKLVTTGTVAIFTNVPAGIGYYATQTVNGIESQPSLPINISIFDEVKTTAQITDFNFKEVDAISVIDHNTGPNTGTISVTVPKGTLLTSLTPVMTIIGTISPDPEKKTNFTNDVIYTVRSTDNTPSRIYTVKVTVAKESTTVAKPIEKNIVLSTSQPTHSLTAAERTEAMEKGITFSTLTTKLHVPASNVVESSSSTLTFTEPTKGTFEVNWGNLSRFMQPVELELPKFGTKVFAKVMEVNGKQYTIVLPSSTTTTKITGLIREPGAYTLVDKLDAPIISAPTKKDGKNSYKLNTSAKDPAIKIYYTTSSKDISFVRSAQTGAKPALSNYVIDASPADILKWTEYQAGQTIETNAELYAVVVKNGQISPVATLPTDHSIDWSKTVPAYDTHKVLSVKFNARVDREALYSGLIFVTDDTTNQKVETELQMSNDGKTIYVVPKTAYTRGKQYTLHIDRQFKGNTKNKEFLKKSLLQTFKIK, from the coding sequence ATGAACAAGTTTTTTTGTGCGTTCTTATCTTTTTTGTTAGTATTCACGACGCTTGGTCCGCTACCGAGTGTCGCATCTAGTTTTTCTGGAAGTGTCCCGTCGACTGTAGAGGTAGAGACAAACGATAAGGCTAATATATCTGTTACTATGAACGGTGGGAATAATCTATGGCAAATCATTTTACGTGACAAGGATACTAATGCTCAGATAGGGAATGTCTTAGGAAGCGAGTCCGAGTTCACTGACGTTTCTCCAGGACTTTACGTAGTTGAAGCTGCAAAAACTATAGTAGATAGTGAAGGTATGAGTAACACCATTACTGAAATATCGCCCGTTATAACAGTCAAACCGAAAGCCTTAACTACTTTTGAAAGTAGTCCTTATCAGTTAATTGTGAAAGAAGCAATGATAGGGAGTACAGTAAATCTTTACAAGCCGGGTAGTACTACTCCTTACCAATCTAAAGCTGTAGATGCTAATAGAGAGGTAATTTTTGATGGCATTGATGCGAACAAAGCTTATCGGGTAACACAAACATTTAACAGAGCAGAAAGTACTCCATCCGGCCTCGTCAGTGTAAAACCTGACAAAGTTACTATTCAATCACCAAAAGATTCAGGCGCAACTAATAACTTGGGCGAATTAACTGTTGTTAATACAAAAAAAGAAAATATGCTTATTCTGTACCGCGCTGAAAATGAAGGTGAACTAGGGATAGAAGAAAAACGTATGCCTTCTACCGGTGTAATACATAAATTCGATGGCTTACGTGCGGGAGTTTACACTGTAAGACAGGTGGAAGATACTTTAGAAAGTGAACTATCAAATGAACTCGTCATAAAAAATCAACAAAAGCCTATTCTTGAATTAGAAGGTCCTGCCACTATTGAGCTGCACCATAATAAATCTTCTCAAGACACGTATACAGAATTTGGTGTCAACATAACGGACAAAAATGGTACTACTACTCAACGGACAGAGCCGATATCTTGTACACCTGGGGTAAAGATTAGTTTGAATATAATGTATTTGACGTTTAATGGACATAATACGAAACCGAATCCTGGCGAATATATTGTTCGATACACAGCGACTGACTGCACGGATCCTTCACTCTATTCCAGTATAGATCGAAAAGTGATTGTCTATCCTGAAACTATCGAGTTAGAACGTACGAAAGATACATTAGAAACACATGGAACTTCTCCTATTGAATATCACATTACTGGTGAAATTACAGTTAAAAACGTCTTTAACAATGCGACGTTAACTTTGTACCAAGATCCGAGTGGTAGTAATACTATAGAAAATGCGAGAGTCATTCAAAAAAAAGTGAGAGCTAACGGCGGTTCATTTACATTTCAAAGAGTACCTGTCGGAATAGGATATTTTGTAGTTCAAGAATTCGGGGGTGTACAAAGTGAAAGTTCTGAACGAATGGATATTTTAGATACGACACCACCCGAATTAAAATTAAAAGGCACTGCTACAATGGAAATTGAAGTGGGCACACCGTTCGTAGATCCTGGATACGATGCAAAAGATAATATAGATGTTCCCGGTACGCTACAAGTAATCATCGGTGGAGATACAGTGAATGAAAAGGTTCCGGGAAGCTATACGATTACGTACGATGTGAAAGATGAGGCTGGCAATGAAGCAGTGGACAAAATTACAAATGCTAGACCCGCTTTGACTAGAACTGTCATTGTCAAACCTAAGCCGGTTATCGCAATCGGTAGCATTGCAACTAAAGGAGAAATCGGTGTCACTAATATTTTTGTAGGAATAGGTTCCACTACTACTACACTTAAGCTTTATAAAGCGAACAGTGATGACGTCTTTACGAACATACCAATTACAGAAAAGATTTTAGATTCAAAAGAAACTACTTATGTCTTTAAAAATTTAAGTCCTGGGCGTTATCGAGTAACCCAAGAAGTAAATGGGATTTCTAGTAACGTATCTAACACAGCAGAGGTTGTAGATATTGACAAACCTTATATCACCTTACAAGGTCCTGAACATATTAATGTAACAATGGGTAGCTCATTCGATCCATATTACACAAGTTCCAATCGTTTCACGGATCCAGGTGCGACCGCAGATGACTATTTATTAAGTAAAGATGGATATTTATTTTTAAGCGCTGTTCTTACTGGACCAACGACTGACACGATTGTGAGCGAGATTACTAATGTTCAAGGAACTTCGATACAGCTTCCTAGCGTCACAATTCAAACGCCTGGTCTGTACACTATTAAATATGTCGCAAAAGCAATACGTGGAAAAGAAGCTGATCCAAAGTATCGAACAATCACAGTTGCGCCAGAAAAGCTTGATAGACCAAATTATAATAACAACACAAAGGAACTAAATGTACTAGTCAAACAGTACGGCACTCTGCCTAATGCTGCTAAACCGACTATAGTAAAATTATATAATTCATATGATCAACTGATGGATACAAAGCTAGTTACAACAGGTACTGTAGCTATATTTACAAACGTTCCAGCAGGCATTGGCTACTACGCCACTCAAACAGTAAACGGCATAGAAAGCCAACCTTCACTTCCGATAAATATTAGTATTTTTGATGAAGTGAAAACTACAGCCCAAATTACTGATTTCAACTTTAAAGAAGTAGATGCGATCAGTGTCATCGATCACAACACAGGTCCGAATACAGGCACAATTTCTGTGACTGTACCTAAAGGAACATTACTCACAAGCTTGACTCCTGTCATGACAATTATCGGTACAATTTCACCGGATCCTGAAAAGAAAACTAATTTTACAAATGATGTGATATATACAGTGAGAAGTACAGATAACACACCATCGAGAATTTATACAGTAAAAGTGACAGTAGCTAAAGAGAGCACCACTGTAGCGAAACCTATCGAAAAGAACATTGTGCTTTCCACTAGTCAACCAACTCATTCTTTAACTGCTGCAGAGAGAACTGAAGCGATGGAGAAAGGAATTACGTTTTCTACTCTTACAACAAAATTGCACGTTCCAGCAAGTAACGTAGTTGAGTCATCTTCTTCTACACTTACTTTTACTGAGCCTACGAAAGGTACATTTGAAGTAAATTGGGGTAATCTCTCTCGTTTCATGCAACCAGTCGAACTAGAGCTTCCCAAATTTGGCACAAAAGTATTTGCCAAGGTAATGGAGGTAAACGGAAAACAATATACAATCGTATTACCAAGTTCTACTACAACTACTAAAATCACTGGATTGATCAGAGAGCCTGGAGCATACACACTTGTCGATAAGCTAGATGCACCTATCATTTCTGCACCTACTAAAAAAGACGGCAAAAACTCTTATAAATTGAATACATCTGCAAAAGATCCAGCGATTAAGATTTACTATACAACAAGCAGTAAAGATATCTCTTTTGTTCGTAGTGCTCAAACCGGTGCTAAGCCGGCACTTAGCAATTACGTAATAGATGCCTCTCCTGCTGATATTCTTAAGTGGACAGAATATCAAGCGGGACAAACTATAGAAACAAATGCAGAATTATATGCAGTCGTAGTGAAAAATGGTCAAATCAGTCCTGTTGCTACACTTCCTACAGATCATTCGATTGATTGGAGCAAAACCGTACCTGCTTATGATACGCATAAAGTATTGTCTGTAAAATTTAATGCTAGAGTAGATCGCGAAGCCCTATATTCTGGTTTGATCTTCGTCACGGATGATACGACCAATCAAAAAGTCGAAACTGAACTGCAAATGAGTAATGATGGAAAAACGATATACGTCGTTCCCAAAACTGCTTACACCCGTGGCAAGCAATATACGCTTCATATCGATCGACAGTTTAAAGGAAATACAAAAAATAAGGAATTCCTGAAAAAGTCCTTACTTCAAACATTTAAAATTAAATAA
- a CDS encoding Ig-like domain-containing protein — protein sequence MRIRLLSSLVCIGFLVSGLFTTHTTFATTSHPITDPMKPWTITFNKDVSNQTVNLERINVQSKGKKLSLFLSADSEKVIVKPKNPYLFGERYILTIPANFESSSGNVLNKNVTKEFEIIGTYIKNISATMNSLATTISITVTPEVAYASYAVNSATPVMFIRNGVDSFSKGQIGLLQGDLITIRVMDETKHVIETQYYEVK from the coding sequence ATGCGAATACGTTTACTCTCTTCCCTTGTTTGCATCGGTTTTCTAGTGAGTGGTTTATTTACTACTCATACAACCTTCGCAACAACGAGTCACCCCATTACTGATCCCATGAAGCCGTGGACGATTACATTTAATAAAGATGTTTCCAATCAAACAGTGAACTTAGAAAGAATCAACGTGCAATCAAAAGGTAAAAAGCTATCTCTATTTCTATCGGCAGATTCAGAGAAAGTTATAGTTAAACCAAAAAATCCATACTTGTTTGGTGAACGGTATATATTGACGATTCCTGCTAATTTTGAATCTAGTTCTGGAAACGTATTAAACAAAAATGTGACAAAAGAATTTGAAATAATCGGTACGTATATAAAAAACATTTCGGCTACGATGAATTCTTTAGCGACTACCATCTCTATTACTGTCACTCCCGAAGTAGCATACGCTTCCTATGCTGTGAATAGCGCAACTCCGGTTATGTTCATTCGCAACGGCGTAGATTCATTTTCGAAAGGGCAAATCGGTTTATTGCAAGGGGATTTAATAACGATCCGAGTGATGGATGAAACTAAACATGTAATAGAAACACAATATTATGAGGTGAAATAG
- a CDS encoding Ig-like domain-containing protein has product MKIHLKVIAVISLVAVAVLFKHPLVTEAANEYTNQSCGLDHGRDIMFVIQDTPGMQAQDPSQERLTVTTDVVGTAGTLDRFGVIGFNEEVTKSLPVNSNPFKVKAELQKLKEVSTNNGIDVSKGLAEAIKTLSATSTANDKIIVLMTVGTSINNEKVIKLAREAYEKNIQIHTISFGSTASSIIDETTLRNISEETGGNYNPWVNAAYLKNLLENLQQQLANFPGRELRSDWKLTSDVTEAKGLLVHENVKIDLNGYNLTVNEDLVLLKCAEVRVVNGKTLQAKNIEQKSASTIRLNNSQLQATNKLTSDGQIIVNGDYKGPAISEIITEEYNQRIHGYLNVNGQSATFASTVLQEGKVDLHGGMFHAKSNLQQKGRFNVQEGTLRVDGNLTINGGPLLDDAFLENKSLDVGGGLVQVGSKDEMAVTRNSGNVIQENGQLFVNHGTVDIYGDYLIKDGWLTMIKGSMDTATPQYSKGDGDFVHVHGNFSTASKRNHATRHYIQLGKQMNDQGHLTDGVLKVEGTFTQTGNGEGHPIYSDRAMNYEKDYSRYNFHAEGRHKVAMMNQQTIRVAGTGFTFNLLELHGKLQQYPMKGPVLWNKLNEVEKSSNALLASLTINDESVVGFTPSNFNYFNHAVSGDSFPTGGAQTVKVDARPQDRNATITILNRTVAANGVGEVKVQVTAADGETKSVYTVSIIVGSSSNSKVTSIKLDRKEILFNKDGNNEYKPKNIAIGYTVYPTNAANQQVNWVSTNPTVAKVNPSGIVTPLTPGETSIVATTVDGGFIDSATVRVLNPNDLLQGIKTLEDFVSDNNRFDKIMSGLYDLKKIGFVVPGLYIEKLTFTTSGILTGGTIDVNANSGISRVEVRVNGNVLGANKVGNQFIFNRASMKVTDYVEVIAYDSVSNELERVATTYPVEFKQNAGVAPGYYSVEILIKNTQLFNEILNKYAPSQLRFIAN; this is encoded by the coding sequence ATGAAGATACATTTGAAAGTCATTGCGGTGATTTCATTAGTAGCTGTTGCAGTGCTATTCAAACATCCGCTCGTTACAGAGGCTGCGAATGAGTACACAAATCAAAGTTGTGGATTGGATCACGGACGCGATATTATGTTTGTTATTCAAGATACTCCAGGAATGCAAGCGCAGGATCCTAGCCAAGAGCGTCTAACAGTTACAACGGATGTAGTTGGAACTGCCGGTACATTAGATCGTTTTGGTGTAATCGGTTTTAACGAAGAGGTCACAAAGAGCCTGCCAGTTAACTCTAACCCTTTTAAAGTGAAAGCTGAACTTCAAAAACTTAAAGAAGTATCTACTAATAATGGAATTGACGTGAGCAAAGGGCTTGCGGAGGCTATAAAGACCTTGTCTGCAACTTCTACAGCGAATGATAAAATTATCGTACTGATGACAGTTGGTACATCGATCAATAACGAAAAAGTGATAAAGTTAGCGCGGGAAGCTTATGAAAAAAATATTCAGATACATACAATAAGCTTCGGTAGCACGGCATCTTCAATAATAGATGAAACGACGTTAAGAAATATATCAGAGGAAACAGGCGGAAATTACAATCCTTGGGTAAATGCAGCTTATTTGAAAAATTTATTGGAAAATCTACAGCAGCAACTTGCTAATTTTCCAGGTCGTGAACTTCGCAGTGATTGGAAGTTAACTAGTGACGTAACAGAAGCAAAGGGACTTCTAGTGCATGAGAATGTTAAAATCGATTTGAATGGTTATAACTTGACTGTAAATGAGGATTTGGTGCTGTTAAAATGTGCAGAAGTACGAGTGGTCAACGGAAAAACTCTCCAAGCTAAAAATATTGAGCAGAAATCTGCATCAACTATTCGATTGAACAATAGTCAATTACAGGCTACGAACAAGTTAACGTCAGATGGTCAAATTATTGTCAATGGAGACTATAAAGGACCAGCGATTTCAGAAATAATAACGGAAGAATACAATCAGCGAATTCACGGGTACTTGAATGTGAATGGTCAATCAGCAACGTTTGCATCTACTGTTTTGCAAGAAGGAAAAGTAGACTTGCATGGCGGTATGTTTCATGCGAAAAGCAATCTACAGCAAAAAGGCCGATTCAATGTACAAGAGGGCACATTACGAGTAGATGGGAATTTAACGATCAACGGAGGACCTTTACTCGATGATGCTTTTTTAGAAAATAAATCGTTAGACGTAGGCGGAGGGTTAGTGCAAGTCGGTTCGAAAGATGAAATGGCTGTAACAAGAAATTCTGGAAATGTTATACAAGAGAACGGACAGTTATTCGTCAACCACGGTACAGTAGATATTTATGGCGATTATTTAATTAAAGACGGTTGGTTAACGATGATCAAAGGCTCAATGGATACAGCAACTCCACAATATAGTAAGGGAGACGGTGACTTCGTTCACGTTCATGGGAATTTCTCTACTGCGAGCAAAAGAAATCATGCGACGCGTCACTATATACAACTAGGCAAACAAATGAATGATCAAGGGCATTTAACGGATGGAGTACTTAAAGTAGAAGGTACGTTTACGCAAACAGGAAACGGTGAAGGGCATCCGATTTACAGTGATCGAGCGATGAATTATGAAAAAGATTATAGCCGCTACAATTTTCATGCAGAAGGACGGCATAAAGTGGCGATGATGAATCAGCAAACAATTCGTGTTGCTGGTACTGGTTTCACATTTAACTTGTTGGAGCTTCATGGAAAGTTACAACAGTATCCAATGAAAGGACCAGTGCTTTGGAATAAGTTAAATGAAGTAGAAAAATCATCAAATGCGCTTTTAGCTAGTTTAACAATAAATGATGAGTCAGTTGTTGGTTTTACACCGAGTAACTTTAATTACTTTAACCATGCAGTATCCGGTGATAGCTTTCCAACAGGTGGTGCTCAAACAGTAAAAGTAGATGCACGACCACAAGACCGCAACGCTACAATTACAATTTTGAATCGTACAGTCGCAGCCAATGGTGTGGGAGAAGTAAAGGTTCAGGTAACAGCTGCTGACGGTGAGACCAAATCAGTATATACGGTCAGCATAATCGTTGGATCAAGTTCAAACAGTAAAGTAACATCTATTAAATTAGATCGTAAAGAGATTTTGTTTAATAAAGATGGTAACAATGAGTATAAACCTAAAAATATTGCCATTGGTTATACAGTGTATCCAACAAACGCTGCCAATCAACAGGTGAATTGGGTATCTACTAATCCAACGGTTGCTAAGGTGAACCCTAGTGGAATTGTTACGCCACTTACACCTGGTGAAACGAGCATCGTAGCGACTACCGTTGACGGTGGCTTTATCGATTCGGCTACGGTAAGAGTGTTGAATCCGAATGATTTACTACAAGGTATTAAGACATTAGAGGACTTTGTTAGTGATAATAATCGCTTTGATAAAATTATGAGTGGTTTATATGACTTGAAAAAAATAGGCTTTGTCGTTCCGGGTTTATACATTGAAAAATTAACATTCACGACTTCAGGTATATTAACTGGTGGTACAATTGATGTAAATGCTAATTCAGGCATTAGTCGTGTAGAAGTTCGTGTGAATGGAAACGTATTAGGGGCTAATAAGGTTGGGAATCAGTTTATTTTTAATCGTGCTTCGATGAAAGTAACTGATTATGTAGAAGTGATTGCTTATGACAGCGTTTCAAATGAATTAGAACGTGTAGCGACAACATATCCAGTAGAATTCAAACAAAACGCTGGAGTGGCTCCAGGATACTATTCAGTCGAAATACTTATAAAAAACACTCAATTATTTAATGAGATTTTAAATAAGTATGCACCAAGTCAACTACGCTTCATCGCAAACTAA